One genomic segment of Mus pahari chromosome 4, PAHARI_EIJ_v1.1, whole genome shotgun sequence includes these proteins:
- the Pias3 gene encoding E3 SUMO-protein ligase PIAS3 isoform X1 has product MAELGELKHMVMSFRVSELQVLLGFAGRNKSGRKHELLAKALHLLKSSCAPSVQMKIKELYRRRFPRKTLGPSDLSLLSLPPGTSPVGSPVPLAPIPPTLLTPGTLLGPKREVDMHPPLPQPVHPDVTMKPLPFYEVYGELIRPTTLASTSSQRFEEAHFTFALTPQQLQQILTSREVLPGAKCDYTIQVQLRFCLCETSCPQEDYFPPNLFVKVNGKLCPLPGYLPPTKNGAEPKRPSRPINITPLARLSATVPNTIVVNWSSEFGRNYSLSVYLVRQLTAGTLLQKLRAKGIRNPDHSRALIKEKLTADPDSEVATTSLRVSLMCPLGKMRLSVPCRALTCAHLQSFDAALYLQMNEKKPTWTCPVCDKKAPYESLIIDGLFMEILNSCSDCDEIQFMEDGSWCPMKPKKEASEVCPPPGYGLDGLQYSPVQDGNQSESKKRVEVIDLTIESSSDEEDLPPTKKHCPVTSAAIPALPGSKGTLTSGHQPSSVLRSPAMGTLGSDFLSSLPLHDYPPAFPLGADIQGLDLFSFLQTESQHYGPSVITSLDEQDTLGHFFQYRGTPSHFLGPLAPTLGSSHRSSTPAPPPGRVSSIVAPGSSLREGHGGPLPSGPSLTGCRSDVISLD; this is encoded by the exons ATGGCGGAGCTGGGCGAGTTAAAG CACATGGTGATGAGTTTCCGAGTGTCTGAGCTCCAGGTGCTCCTTGGCTTCGCTGGCAGGAACAAGAGTGGGCGGAAACACGAGCTGCTGGCCAAGGCCCTGCACCTCCTCAAGTCTAGCTGCGCCCCCAGCGTCCAGATGAAGATCAAAGAACTTTACCGCAGGCGCTTTCCCCGGAAGACCCTGGGGCCTTCTgatctctccttgctctctttgccCCCTGGCACCTCTCCTGTAGGCTCCCCTGTCCCCCTTgctcccatcccccccacccttCTGACCCCCGGCACCTTGCTAGGCCCTAAGCGTGAGGTGGACATGCACCCTCCTCTGCCGCAGCCTGTGCACCCCGATGTCACCATGAAGCCACTGCCCTTCTATGAAGTCTACGGGGAACTCATCCGACCCACCACCCTTG CATCCACCTCCAGCCAGAGGTTCGAGGAAGCCCACTTCACCTTCGCGCTCACTCCCCAGCAGCTGCAGCAGATTCTCACGTCCAG GGAGGTCCTGCCTGGAGCCAAGTGCGATTACACCATACAAGTGCAGCTCAG GTTCTGTCTCTGTGAGACCAGCTGCCCTCAGGAGGACTATTTCCCCCCTAACCTCTTTGTTAAGGTTAATGGGAAACTCTGCCCCCTGCCG GGTTACCTCCCTCCAACCAAGAATGGAGCTGAGCCCAAGAGGCCCAGCCGTCCGATCAACATCACACCCCTGGCTCGACTCTCAGCCACTGTTCCCAACACCATCGTGGTTAACTGGTCATCTGAGTTTGGACGG AATTACTCCCTGTCCGTGTACCTGGTGAGGCAATTGACTGCAGGGACCCTTCTACAAAAACTCAGAGCCAAGGGTATCCGGAATCCAGACCATTCCCGGGCACTGA TCAAGGAGAAACTGACCGCTGACCCCGACAGTGAAGTGGCTACTACAAGTCTCCGGGTGTCACTCATGTGCCCG CTAGGGAAGATGCGCCTGTCTGTCCCGTGTCGTGCCCTCACCTGTGCCCACCTGCAGAGTTTCGATGCTGCCCTTTATCTACAGATGAATGAAAAGAAGCCGACATGGACGTGTCCTGTGTGTGATAAGAAGGCTCCCTATGAGTCGCTGATTATTGATGG TTTATTCATGGAAATTCTTAATTCCTGTTCGGATTGTGATGAGATTCAGTTCATGGAAGACGGATCCTGGTGTCCAATGAAACCCAAGAAGGAGGCATCAGAGGTTTGCCCCCCGCCAGGGTATGGGCTGGATG GTCTCCAGTACAGCCCAGTCCAGGATGGGAATCAGTCAGAGAGTAAGAAGAGGGTTGAAGTCATTGACTTGACAATCGAAAGCTCATCAGATGAGGAAGATCTGCCCCCCACCAAGAAGCACTGCCCTGTTACCTCGGCTGCCATTCCAGCCCTTCCTGGAAGCAAAGG AACCCTGACCTCTGGTCACCAGCCATCCTCGGTGCTTCGGAGCCCTGCAATGGGCACACTGGGCAGTGACTTCCTGTCTAGTCTCCCGCTACATGACTACCCACCTGCCTTCCCACTGGGAGCTGACATCCAAG gtttagatttattttctttccttcagactGAGAGTCAG cactacgGCCCTTCAGTTATCACTTCGCTAGATGAACAGGACACCCTTGGCCACTTCTTCCAGTACCGGGGAACCCCTTCCCACTTCCTGGGCCCTCTGGCCCCCACATTGGGGAGCTCTCACCGCAGCTCCACTCCAGCGCCCCCTCCTGGTCGTGTCAGCAGCATTGTGGCTCCTGGGAGTTCCTTGAGGGAAGGGCATGGAGGACCCCTGCCTTCAGGCCCCTCTTTGACTGGCTGTCGGTCAGATGTCATTTCTTTGGACTGA
- the Pias3 gene encoding E3 SUMO-protein ligase PIAS3 isoform X3 — translation MAELGELKHMVMSFRVSELQVLLGFAGRNKSGRKHELLAKALHLLKSSCAPSVQMKIKELYRRRFPRKTLGPSDLSLLSLPPGTSPPVHPDVTMKPLPFYEVYGELIRPTTLASTSSQRFEEAHFTFALTPQQLQQILTSREVLPGAKCDYTIQVQLRFCLCETSCPQEDYFPPNLFVKVNGKLCPLPGYLPPTKNGAEPKRPSRPINITPLARLSATVPNTIVVNWSSEFGRNYSLSVYLVRQLTAGTLLQKLRAKGIRNPDHSRALIKEKLTADPDSEVATTSLRVSLMCPLGKMRLSVPCRALTCAHLQSFDAALYLQMNEKKPTWTCPVCDKKAPYESLIIDGLFMEILNSCSDCDEIQFMEDGSWCPMKPKKEASEVCPPPGYGLDGLQYSPVQDGNQSESKKRVEVIDLTIESSSDEEDLPPTKKHCPVTSAAIPALPGSKGTLTSGHQPSSVLRSPAMGTLGSDFLSSLPLHDYPPAFPLGADIQGLDLFSFLQTESQHYGPSVITSLDEQDTLGHFFQYRGTPSHFLGPLAPTLGSSHRSSTPAPPPGRVSSIVAPGSSLREGHGGPLPSGPSLTGCRSDVISLD, via the exons ATGGCGGAGCTGGGCGAGTTAAAG CACATGGTGATGAGTTTCCGAGTGTCTGAGCTCCAGGTGCTCCTTGGCTTCGCTGGCAGGAACAAGAGTGGGCGGAAACACGAGCTGCTGGCCAAGGCCCTGCACCTCCTCAAGTCTAGCTGCGCCCCCAGCGTCCAGATGAAGATCAAAGAACTTTACCGCAGGCGCTTTCCCCGGAAGACCCTGGGGCCTTCTgatctctccttgctctctttgccCCCTGGCACCTCTCCT CCTGTGCACCCCGATGTCACCATGAAGCCACTGCCCTTCTATGAAGTCTACGGGGAACTCATCCGACCCACCACCCTTG CATCCACCTCCAGCCAGAGGTTCGAGGAAGCCCACTTCACCTTCGCGCTCACTCCCCAGCAGCTGCAGCAGATTCTCACGTCCAG GGAGGTCCTGCCTGGAGCCAAGTGCGATTACACCATACAAGTGCAGCTCAG GTTCTGTCTCTGTGAGACCAGCTGCCCTCAGGAGGACTATTTCCCCCCTAACCTCTTTGTTAAGGTTAATGGGAAACTCTGCCCCCTGCCG GGTTACCTCCCTCCAACCAAGAATGGAGCTGAGCCCAAGAGGCCCAGCCGTCCGATCAACATCACACCCCTGGCTCGACTCTCAGCCACTGTTCCCAACACCATCGTGGTTAACTGGTCATCTGAGTTTGGACGG AATTACTCCCTGTCCGTGTACCTGGTGAGGCAATTGACTGCAGGGACCCTTCTACAAAAACTCAGAGCCAAGGGTATCCGGAATCCAGACCATTCCCGGGCACTGA TCAAGGAGAAACTGACCGCTGACCCCGACAGTGAAGTGGCTACTACAAGTCTCCGGGTGTCACTCATGTGCCCG CTAGGGAAGATGCGCCTGTCTGTCCCGTGTCGTGCCCTCACCTGTGCCCACCTGCAGAGTTTCGATGCTGCCCTTTATCTACAGATGAATGAAAAGAAGCCGACATGGACGTGTCCTGTGTGTGATAAGAAGGCTCCCTATGAGTCGCTGATTATTGATGG TTTATTCATGGAAATTCTTAATTCCTGTTCGGATTGTGATGAGATTCAGTTCATGGAAGACGGATCCTGGTGTCCAATGAAACCCAAGAAGGAGGCATCAGAGGTTTGCCCCCCGCCAGGGTATGGGCTGGATG GTCTCCAGTACAGCCCAGTCCAGGATGGGAATCAGTCAGAGAGTAAGAAGAGGGTTGAAGTCATTGACTTGACAATCGAAAGCTCATCAGATGAGGAAGATCTGCCCCCCACCAAGAAGCACTGCCCTGTTACCTCGGCTGCCATTCCAGCCCTTCCTGGAAGCAAAGG AACCCTGACCTCTGGTCACCAGCCATCCTCGGTGCTTCGGAGCCCTGCAATGGGCACACTGGGCAGTGACTTCCTGTCTAGTCTCCCGCTACATGACTACCCACCTGCCTTCCCACTGGGAGCTGACATCCAAG gtttagatttattttctttccttcagactGAGAGTCAG cactacgGCCCTTCAGTTATCACTTCGCTAGATGAACAGGACACCCTTGGCCACTTCTTCCAGTACCGGGGAACCCCTTCCCACTTCCTGGGCCCTCTGGCCCCCACATTGGGGAGCTCTCACCGCAGCTCCACTCCAGCGCCCCCTCCTGGTCGTGTCAGCAGCATTGTGGCTCCTGGGAGTTCCTTGAGGGAAGGGCATGGAGGACCCCTGCCTTCAGGCCCCTCTTTGACTGGCTGTCGGTCAGATGTCATTTCTTTGGACTGA
- the Pias3 gene encoding E3 SUMO-protein ligase PIAS3 isoform X2 has product MVMSFRVSELQVLLGFAGRNKSGRKHELLAKALHLLKSSCAPSVQMKIKELYRRRFPRKTLGPSDLSLLSLPPGTSPVGSPVPLAPIPPTLLTPGTLLGPKREVDMHPPLPQPVHPDVTMKPLPFYEVYGELIRPTTLASTSSQRFEEAHFTFALTPQQLQQILTSREVLPGAKCDYTIQVQLRFCLCETSCPQEDYFPPNLFVKVNGKLCPLPGYLPPTKNGAEPKRPSRPINITPLARLSATVPNTIVVNWSSEFGRNYSLSVYLVRQLTAGTLLQKLRAKGIRNPDHSRALIKEKLTADPDSEVATTSLRVSLMCPLGKMRLSVPCRALTCAHLQSFDAALYLQMNEKKPTWTCPVCDKKAPYESLIIDGLFMEILNSCSDCDEIQFMEDGSWCPMKPKKEASEVCPPPGYGLDGLQYSPVQDGNQSESKKRVEVIDLTIESSSDEEDLPPTKKHCPVTSAAIPALPGSKGTLTSGHQPSSVLRSPAMGTLGSDFLSSLPLHDYPPAFPLGADIQGLDLFSFLQTESQHYGPSVITSLDEQDTLGHFFQYRGTPSHFLGPLAPTLGSSHRSSTPAPPPGRVSSIVAPGSSLREGHGGPLPSGPSLTGCRSDVISLD; this is encoded by the exons ATGGTGATGAGTTTCCGAGTGTCTGAGCTCCAGGTGCTCCTTGGCTTCGCTGGCAGGAACAAGAGTGGGCGGAAACACGAGCTGCTGGCCAAGGCCCTGCACCTCCTCAAGTCTAGCTGCGCCCCCAGCGTCCAGATGAAGATCAAAGAACTTTACCGCAGGCGCTTTCCCCGGAAGACCCTGGGGCCTTCTgatctctccttgctctctttgccCCCTGGCACCTCTCCTGTAGGCTCCCCTGTCCCCCTTgctcccatcccccccacccttCTGACCCCCGGCACCTTGCTAGGCCCTAAGCGTGAGGTGGACATGCACCCTCCTCTGCCGCAGCCTGTGCACCCCGATGTCACCATGAAGCCACTGCCCTTCTATGAAGTCTACGGGGAACTCATCCGACCCACCACCCTTG CATCCACCTCCAGCCAGAGGTTCGAGGAAGCCCACTTCACCTTCGCGCTCACTCCCCAGCAGCTGCAGCAGATTCTCACGTCCAG GGAGGTCCTGCCTGGAGCCAAGTGCGATTACACCATACAAGTGCAGCTCAG GTTCTGTCTCTGTGAGACCAGCTGCCCTCAGGAGGACTATTTCCCCCCTAACCTCTTTGTTAAGGTTAATGGGAAACTCTGCCCCCTGCCG GGTTACCTCCCTCCAACCAAGAATGGAGCTGAGCCCAAGAGGCCCAGCCGTCCGATCAACATCACACCCCTGGCTCGACTCTCAGCCACTGTTCCCAACACCATCGTGGTTAACTGGTCATCTGAGTTTGGACGG AATTACTCCCTGTCCGTGTACCTGGTGAGGCAATTGACTGCAGGGACCCTTCTACAAAAACTCAGAGCCAAGGGTATCCGGAATCCAGACCATTCCCGGGCACTGA TCAAGGAGAAACTGACCGCTGACCCCGACAGTGAAGTGGCTACTACAAGTCTCCGGGTGTCACTCATGTGCCCG CTAGGGAAGATGCGCCTGTCTGTCCCGTGTCGTGCCCTCACCTGTGCCCACCTGCAGAGTTTCGATGCTGCCCTTTATCTACAGATGAATGAAAAGAAGCCGACATGGACGTGTCCTGTGTGTGATAAGAAGGCTCCCTATGAGTCGCTGATTATTGATGG TTTATTCATGGAAATTCTTAATTCCTGTTCGGATTGTGATGAGATTCAGTTCATGGAAGACGGATCCTGGTGTCCAATGAAACCCAAGAAGGAGGCATCAGAGGTTTGCCCCCCGCCAGGGTATGGGCTGGATG GTCTCCAGTACAGCCCAGTCCAGGATGGGAATCAGTCAGAGAGTAAGAAGAGGGTTGAAGTCATTGACTTGACAATCGAAAGCTCATCAGATGAGGAAGATCTGCCCCCCACCAAGAAGCACTGCCCTGTTACCTCGGCTGCCATTCCAGCCCTTCCTGGAAGCAAAGG AACCCTGACCTCTGGTCACCAGCCATCCTCGGTGCTTCGGAGCCCTGCAATGGGCACACTGGGCAGTGACTTCCTGTCTAGTCTCCCGCTACATGACTACCCACCTGCCTTCCCACTGGGAGCTGACATCCAAG gtttagatttattttctttccttcagactGAGAGTCAG cactacgGCCCTTCAGTTATCACTTCGCTAGATGAACAGGACACCCTTGGCCACTTCTTCCAGTACCGGGGAACCCCTTCCCACTTCCTGGGCCCTCTGGCCCCCACATTGGGGAGCTCTCACCGCAGCTCCACTCCAGCGCCCCCTCCTGGTCGTGTCAGCAGCATTGTGGCTCCTGGGAGTTCCTTGAGGGAAGGGCATGGAGGACCCCTGCCTTCAGGCCCCTCTTTGACTGGCTGTCGGTCAGATGTCATTTCTTTGGACTGA
- the Nudt17 gene encoding nucleoside diphosphate-linked moiety X motif 17, with amino-acid sequence MAAARLLLRLAGRLKSVNFTQSVCGLLGAGQGPGPWHTHCSLERGQLVLSSNPFPGASERLPIQRPLFCPFAALDQQPEVSRTEPLTNKGVDLGVAVILQSSDQTVLLTRRTCTLRISPNVWVPPGGHMELDEEILGCGFRELWEECGLQLPENQFSCVLLGLWESAYPPRLSWGFPRYHHLILYVLVISRESQEQLQARIQVNPNEVNAFMWLGPDVAAAVAATEDETKTPGLVSQDLPLSVCATELRDDGGTQPLVLPVPTLMRTTPTTAEEDKERIGAGTKFALQLWLQHLGR; translated from the exons ATGGCTGCCGCACGGTTGCTGCTGCGCCTCGCCGGGCGCCTGAAGTCAGTGAACTTCACACAGAGCGTGTGTGGACTCCTGGGCGCCGGGCAGGGACCCGGGCCGTGGCACACGCATTGCAGCTTGGAGCGAGGACAGCTTGTCCTCTCTAGCAATCCGTTCCCCGGCGCTTCGGAGAGGCTTCCAATCCAG AGACCCCTTTTCTGCCCTTTTGCGGCTCTGGACCAGCAGCCTGAGGTCTCCAGGACAGAGCCGCTCACAAATAAAGGTGTGGATCTGGGTGTGGCAGTCATTCTTCAGTCCAGTGACCAGACTGTATTGTTGACCCGAAGGACATGTACTCTCCGCATTTCCCCCAATGTGTGGGTCCCTCCAG GTGGGCACATGGAACTTGATGAGGAG ATACTGGGGTGTGGGTTTCGAGAGCTCTGGGAAGAGTGTGGGCTACAGCTGCCCGAGAACCAGTTTTCTTGTGTCCTTCTGGGGTTATGGGAG tctgCCTACCCTCCTAGGCTGAGCTGGGGCTTCCCCAGATACCATCACCTCATTCTCTATGTACTTGTGATCTCCCGGGAGTCCCAGGAGCAGCTCCAG GCTAGGATCCAAGTAAATCCAAATGAGGTGAATGCTTTCATGTGGCTGGGACCAGATGTAGCGGCAGCTGTGGCTGCCACAGAGGACGAGACAAAGACACCTGGACTTGTCTCCCAGGACCTACCACTCTCTGTCTG TGCAACCGAACTGAGGGACGATGGAGGAACCCAACCTCTGGTCCTGCCTGTGCCCACACTCATGCGGACAACCCCAACCACAGCAGAGGAGGACAAAGAAAGGATCGGCGCTGGAACCAAGTTTGCCCTCCAGCTCTGGCTGCAACATCTGGGCAGATGA
- the Polr3c gene encoding DNA-directed RNA polymerase III subunit RPC3 yields MTQAEIKLCSLLLQEHFGEIVEKIGVHLVRTGSQPLRVIAHDTKASLDQVKKALCVLIHHNLVIYHVHKRGVVEYEAQCSRVLRMLRYPRYIYTTKTLYGDTGELIVEELLLNGKMTMSAVVKKVADRLTETMEDGKTMDYAEVSNAFVRLADTHFVQRCPLVPDTDSSDPGPPPPAPTLVINEKDMYLVPKLSLIGKGKRRRSSDEDATGEPKAKKPRYTDNKEPPPDDGIYWQVNLDRFHQHFRDQAIVSAVANRMDQTSSEIVRTMLRMSEITTPSGAPYTQPLSSNEIFRSLPVGYNISKQVLDQYLTLLADDPLEFIGKSGDSGGGMFVINLHKALASLATATLESVIQERFGSRCARIFRLVLQKKHLEQKQVEDFAMIPAKEAKDMLYKMLSENFLLLQEIPKTPDHAPSRTFYLYTVNVLSAARMLLHRCYKSMANLIERRQFETKENKRLLEKSQRVEAIMASMQATGAEEVQLQEIEEMITAPERQQLETLKRNVNKLDASEIQVDETIFLLESYIGSTMKRQ; encoded by the exons ATGACTCAGGCAGAGATTAAACTGTGCTCTTTGTTGCTGCAAGAGCATTTTGGTGAGATTGTAGAAAAAATTGGAGTCCACCTAGTCAGAACTGGAAGCCAGCCACTTAGAGTAATTGCCCATGACACCAAAGCATCACTGGACCAG GTGAAAAAAGCCCTTTGTGTCCTCATTCACCATAACCTGGTCATCTATCACGTGCACAAGCGTGGTGTGGTGGAGTATGAAGCCCAGTGCAGCCGGGTACTGCGGATGCTTAGGTATCCCCGGTACATCTATACTACCAAAACGCTGTATGGTGACACCGGAGAGCTGATTGTTGAGGAGCTCCTGCTGAATGGCAAAATGACAATGTCAGCTGTTGTGAAGAAAGTAGCAGACCGActcacagagaccatggagg ATGGCAAGACCATGGACTACGCTGAGGTATCAAATGCATTTGTGCGACTGGCAGATACTCACTTTGTACAGCGCTGTCCCCTGGTTCCTGACACTGACAGTTCTGACCCTGGGCCGCCACCACCTGCCCCAACCCTTGTCATTAATGAAAAGGACATGTACTTAGTTCCCAAACTGAGCTTGATAG GAAAAGGTAAGAGGAGGAGATCATCTGACGAAGATGCTACTGGAGAGCCCAAGGCCAAGAAACCAAGATACACAGATAACAAGGAG cccccaccagaCGATGGGATTTATTGGCAAGTCAACCTCGACAGGTTCCACCAGCACTTCCGTGACCAAGCAATTGTGAGCGCTGTGGCAAACCGAATGGACCAG ACAAGCAGCGAGATTGTGCGGACAATGCTCCGGATGAGTGAGATCACCACTCCCTCTGGTGCCCCTTATACTCAGCCACTGTCCTCCAATGAG ATCTTCAGGTCCCTGCCCGTCGGATATAACATCTCTAAGCAGGTTCTCGATCAGTACCTCACGCTGCTGGCAGATGACCCA CTAGAATTTATTGGAAAGTCTGGCGACAGTGGTGGAGGAATGTTTGTCATCA ACCTCCATAAGGCATTGGCTTCCCTAGCCACTGCAACTCTGGAGTCTGTCATCCAGGAGAG ATTCGGGTCTCGATGTGCCAGGATATTCCGTCTGGTGTTGCAGAAGAAACACCtggagcagaagcaggtggaggacTTTGCAATGATTCCTGCAAAGGAGGCAAAGGATATGCTGTATAAGATGCTCTCGGAAAACTTCCTATTACTGCAG GAAATTCCTAAAACGCCAGACCACGCCCCGTCCAGGACCTTCTATCTGTACACTGTGAATGTGCTGTCAGCTGCCAGAATGCTGTTGCACAGGTGCTATAAG agCATGGCCAACTTGATAGAAAGGCGGCAATTTGAAACAAAGGAGAACAA GCGGCTACTAGAAAAGTCTCAGCGGGTGGAAGCCATCATGGCGTCAATGCAGGCCACGGGTGCAGAGGAGGTGCAGCTGCAGGAGATAGAGGAGATGATCACCGCCCCCGAGCGGCAGCAGCTGGAGACACTGAAACGCAACGTTAACAA GTTGGACGCCAGTGAGATCCAGGTGGATGAAACCATCTTCTTACTGGAATCCTACATCGGGAGCACCATGAAGAGGCAGTGA